In Humulus lupulus chromosome 6, drHumLupu1.1, whole genome shotgun sequence, a single genomic region encodes these proteins:
- the LOC133785664 gene encoding actin-related protein 8-like, protein MSVVCKYFNSVASDEKLWVFFLQNDNASPPHSWDSLIRTLTPQPTQLSFMRIYGQRLKVPDSIIIDGGSGYCKYGWSKYAAPSVRSATFLVTF, encoded by the exons ATGAGTGTGGTCTGCAAGTACTTCAATTCCGTGGCTTCAGACGAAAAGCTTTGGGTTTTCTTTCTCCAGAATGATAATGCTTCTCCTCCTCACTCTTGGGATTCTCTTAT CAGAACCCTCACACCTCAACCGACCCAATTGTCTTTTATGCGGATTTATGGTCAACGTTTGAAAGTCCCTGACTCAATTATCATTGATG GTGGCTCTGGCTATTGCAAATACGGTTGGAGCAAGTATGCTGCTCCATCTGTGCGCTCTGCTACTTTCTTGGTCACCTTTTAA